In a single window of the Tautonia plasticadhaerens genome:
- a CDS encoding exosortase/archaeosortase family protein: MSQPTDPRPATQPALAAIAARLVAPAVVLVVLVWAYLTEVTGLVESWSNDPNYSHGFLVGPVVAFMFWWLWPRGAEADRIRPSAWGWVLLVALVAARFSLFQTGEYWLEGFTLVPTVAALVLAYGGWPLLRRTWPAVAFLIFMYPIPAALNSQVSLPLQRMASISSATLLRLLGFWVMDEGNVLVVGGEQLEVAAACNGLAMLMSLAATIAATVIFVPMAVWKRIVLLLSVVPVALLCNVLRIAGTAYAYHLLGSEQGEKVAHDVAGWLMMPMALVMVLLELAWLSWLVTEVEVEEPVSPTLLATSAGLGRPSR, encoded by the coding sequence ATGAGCCAACCGACTGACCCCCGGCCCGCGACCCAGCCGGCACTCGCCGCGATCGCGGCCCGGCTGGTCGCGCCGGCCGTCGTGCTGGTGGTCCTGGTCTGGGCCTACCTGACGGAGGTCACCGGCCTCGTCGAGTCCTGGTCCAACGACCCGAACTATTCGCACGGCTTCCTGGTCGGGCCGGTCGTCGCCTTCATGTTCTGGTGGCTCTGGCCCCGGGGGGCCGAGGCCGACCGGATCCGGCCGTCGGCCTGGGGTTGGGTCCTGCTCGTCGCCCTGGTCGCCGCCCGCTTCTCCCTGTTCCAGACCGGCGAGTACTGGCTGGAGGGCTTCACCCTGGTGCCCACGGTCGCGGCCCTGGTGCTGGCCTACGGCGGCTGGCCGCTGCTGCGTCGCACCTGGCCGGCGGTGGCCTTCCTGATCTTCATGTACCCCATCCCCGCCGCCCTCAACAGCCAGGTCTCGCTGCCCTTGCAGCGGATGGCCAGCATCAGCAGCGCCACCCTGCTGCGGCTCCTGGGCTTCTGGGTGATGGACGAGGGGAACGTGCTGGTCGTCGGCGGCGAGCAGCTCGAGGTGGCCGCCGCCTGCAACGGGCTGGCGATGCTCATGAGCCTGGCGGCCACGATCGCCGCCACGGTGATCTTCGTGCCGATGGCCGTCTGGAAGCGGATCGTGCTGCTGCTGAGCGTGGTGCCGGTGGCGCTGCTGTGCAACGTGCTCCGGATCGCCGGCACCGCCTATGCCTACCACCTGCTCGGCTCCGAGCAGGGGGAGAAGGTGGCCCACGACGTCGCCGGCTGGCTGATGATGCCGATGGCCCTGGTCATGGTCCTGCTGGAGCTGGCCTGGCTGTCCTGGCTGGTCACCGAGGTGGAGGTCGAGGAGCCGGTCTCGCCGACGCTGCTGGCCACCTCGGCCGGCCTCGGCCGGCCGTCCCGCTGA
- a CDS encoding WecB/TagA/CpsF family glycosyltransferase: MPPAPIRVWGLPLAPLTRPQAAEEVARLIADGRPSYFITANAHYAMVSDADPAMRPINESAAFILADGAPLVWASRWRRTPLPERVAGSDLIYDLCAQAAERGHRVSFLGGPPGVAEQASRTLARLYPGLTVAGVCCPPFRPLADDERAALVSEIRDARPDLLFVAFGQPKGERWIREHLEELGVPVCVQVGASLEFVAGRVRRAPRWVQRIGLEWAWRIGTDPARLAPRYARNAAFLLRKALADFRRGRAPEPDPGPESESSTTPTDPRPSPEPVS, from the coding sequence ATGCCACCCGCTCCGATCCGAGTCTGGGGCCTGCCGCTGGCCCCACTCACCCGCCCCCAGGCCGCCGAGGAGGTCGCCCGGCTGATCGCCGATGGCCGGCCCTCCTACTTCATCACCGCCAACGCCCACTACGCGATGGTCTCCGACGCCGACCCGGCGATGCGTCCCATCAACGAGTCGGCCGCCTTCATCCTCGCCGATGGCGCCCCGCTGGTCTGGGCCTCCCGGTGGCGTCGGACCCCCCTGCCGGAGCGGGTCGCCGGCTCGGACCTGATCTACGACCTCTGCGCCCAGGCCGCCGAGCGGGGCCACCGCGTCTCCTTCCTCGGCGGCCCCCCCGGCGTGGCCGAGCAGGCGAGCCGGACGCTCGCACGCCTCTATCCCGGCCTGACCGTCGCCGGCGTCTGCTGCCCCCCGTTCCGGCCCCTGGCCGACGACGAGCGGGCCGCCTTGGTCTCCGAGATCCGGGACGCCCGGCCCGACCTGCTCTTCGTCGCCTTCGGCCAGCCCAAGGGGGAGCGTTGGATCCGGGAGCACCTGGAGGAACTGGGAGTGCCCGTCTGCGTCCAGGTCGGCGCCTCGCTGGAGTTCGTCGCCGGGAGGGTCCGCCGGGCTCCCCGATGGGTGCAGCGGATCGGCCTGGAGTGGGCCTGGCGGATCGGCACCGACCCGGCCCGGCTCGCACCCCGGTACGCCCGCAACGCCGCCTTCCTACTCCGCAAGGCCCTGGCCGACTTTCGCCGAGGCCGGGCCCCCGAGCCCGACCCGGGGCCCGAGTCCGAGTCCTCGACGACTCCCACCGATCCCCGGCCGTCCCCCGAGCCCGTCTCCTGA
- the asnB gene encoding asparagine synthase (glutamine-hydrolyzing), translating to MCGIAGIIGRIDDRNRAALGRMASAMRHRGPDGEGTWASPPDDRGHGCLLAHRRLSILDLSTAADQPMVDPESGSCLVFNGEIYNFQALRDRLRSEGASFRSTGDTEVLLRSLSRRGPDAVAGLRGMFAFAWWDEPGRSLVLARDPLGIKPLYVSANPEGPEGGWSLAFASEVRALLASGLLGRPRLDPRAAACYLWNGFVPGPVTAVRGIESLRPGELRVLDASGRARRSEIYWSVPRPSPHLGNGHPTDGRPGPIDGALGDALQESVGLHLVSDVPLGVFLSGGIDSGAVANLAQRASDRPVQTFTLAFEEAEHSEAPYSRAIAGAIGSEHREVVLSGSRFAGELPRALDALDQPTFDALNTYFMSVAVREAGLTVALVGTGGDELFGGYSSFRDLPTLRRWARRTRWLPRLPKRAAAVLASAAKGGRGRGPVPPQTRWAKLPEMVAAGEDLLLLYQLAYALFLPEMQASLMPDLPIDGSVVHGLPEGLASRLLAETDGRGTLEAVSVLEQRCFLGERLLRDSDAAGMAPSLEIRLPLVDHRLLGHVSGMPTGPRYEPVGRKAALRRAGLVGLDPALFDRPKRGFELPLERWIRGSLGPEIDDTLRDQRLCSAVGLHGPTVGRLWDAFRDGAPGLYWSRIWSLYVWIRWCHAHGVLL from the coding sequence ATGTGCGGCATCGCCGGGATCATCGGCCGGATCGACGATCGGAACCGGGCGGCCCTTGGCCGGATGGCCTCGGCGATGCGCCACCGGGGCCCCGACGGCGAGGGGACCTGGGCCTCCCCCCCCGACGACCGGGGCCATGGCTGCCTGCTGGCCCACCGGCGGCTGTCGATCCTCGACCTCTCGACCGCCGCCGACCAGCCGATGGTCGACCCCGAGTCCGGCTCCTGCCTGGTCTTCAACGGGGAGATCTACAACTTCCAGGCGCTCCGGGACCGCCTCCGCTCCGAAGGGGCCTCGTTCCGGTCGACCGGGGACACCGAGGTCCTGCTCCGGTCCCTCTCCCGACGGGGCCCCGACGCCGTGGCCGGGCTCCGGGGGATGTTCGCCTTCGCCTGGTGGGACGAGCCGGGCCGATCGCTGGTGCTGGCGAGGGACCCGCTCGGGATCAAGCCGCTGTACGTCTCGGCCAACCCGGAAGGGCCCGAGGGGGGCTGGTCGCTGGCCTTCGCCTCGGAGGTCCGGGCCCTGCTGGCCTCGGGCCTGCTCGGCCGCCCCCGGCTCGACCCGAGGGCGGCGGCCTGCTACCTCTGGAACGGCTTCGTCCCCGGGCCGGTCACCGCCGTCCGGGGCATCGAGTCCCTCCGGCCCGGCGAGCTTCGCGTCCTCGACGCCTCGGGCCGGGCCCGACGCTCGGAAATCTACTGGTCGGTCCCCCGGCCCTCCCCCCACCTCGGCAACGGCCACCCGACCGACGGCCGCCCCGGCCCGATCGACGGGGCCCTGGGAGACGCCCTCCAGGAGTCGGTCGGCCTGCACCTGGTCAGCGACGTGCCGCTCGGGGTCTTCCTCTCGGGCGGGATCGACTCCGGGGCGGTGGCCAACCTGGCGCAGCGGGCCTCCGATCGGCCGGTGCAGACCTTCACCCTCGCCTTCGAGGAGGCCGAGCACAGCGAGGCCCCCTACTCCCGGGCCATCGCCGGGGCGATCGGCTCGGAGCACCGCGAGGTGGTCCTGAGCGGATCCCGGTTCGCCGGCGAGCTGCCCCGGGCCCTCGACGCCCTCGACCAGCCGACCTTCGACGCCCTGAACACCTACTTCATGTCGGTCGCCGTCCGGGAGGCCGGGCTGACCGTCGCCCTGGTCGGCACCGGCGGGGACGAGCTGTTCGGCGGCTACTCGAGTTTCCGGGACCTGCCGACCCTCCGCCGATGGGCCCGACGGACCCGATGGCTCCCCCGGCTGCCGAAGCGGGCGGCGGCCGTCCTGGCCTCGGCCGCCAAGGGTGGGCGAGGCCGGGGGCCGGTCCCCCCCCAGACCCGCTGGGCGAAGCTGCCGGAGATGGTGGCGGCCGGGGAGGACCTGCTCCTCCTCTACCAGCTCGCCTACGCCCTGTTCCTGCCCGAGATGCAGGCCTCGCTGATGCCCGACCTGCCGATCGACGGCTCGGTCGTCCACGGCCTCCCCGAGGGCCTCGCCTCCCGACTCCTGGCCGAGACCGACGGCCGGGGGACCCTGGAGGCGGTCAGCGTCCTGGAGCAGCGCTGCTTCCTCGGCGAGCGATTGCTGAGGGACTCCGACGCCGCCGGCATGGCCCCCTCGCTGGAGATCCGGCTGCCCCTGGTCGACCACCGGCTCCTCGGCCACGTCTCCGGGATGCCGACCGGCCCCCGGTACGAGCCGGTCGGCCGCAAGGCCGCCCTGCGGAGGGCCGGGCTGGTCGGGCTCGACCCCGCCCTGTTCGACCGGCCCAAGCGGGGCTTCGAGCTGCCCCTTGAGCGTTGGATCCGGGGCTCGCTCGGCCCCGAGATCGACGACACCCTGCGAGACCAGCGGCTCTGCTCCGCCGTCGGACTGCACGGTCCGACCGTCGGGCGGCTCTGGGACGCCTTCCGGGATGGCGCCCCGGGGCTCTACTGGTCCCGGATCTGGTCGCTCTACGTCTGGATCCGCTGGTGTCATGCTCATGGCGTTTTGCTCTAA
- a CDS encoding glycosyltransferase: MSRPRLCLITPCRDEASYARRTLDSVLNQTQPPDLWVIVDDGSTDETPEILDSYARVHPCIRVVRRADRGARKVGPGVIDAFYAGYEAIDPSEFDYVCKLDLDLDLPPRYFEILIDRMEADPRIGTCSGKPYFRQGDRLVSEKCGDENSVGMTKLYRRSCFEQVGGFVREVMWDGIDGHRCRMLGWVAASWDDPDLRFEHLRPMGTSHKGWWTGRSRHGFGQYFMGTAPSYMVASALFRMTRPPLVVGGLAMLSGYFGAMLRGLPRYDDPDFRRFLRSYQRHCLLRGKARTTEEYDHRSASRWSPDAPASSPVPGRSPS, translated from the coding sequence ATGAGCCGACCCCGACTCTGCCTGATCACCCCCTGCCGGGACGAGGCCTCCTACGCCAGGAGGACCCTCGACAGCGTCCTCAACCAGACCCAGCCCCCCGACCTCTGGGTGATCGTCGACGACGGCTCGACCGACGAGACGCCCGAGATCCTCGACTCCTACGCCCGGGTGCACCCCTGCATCCGGGTCGTCCGCCGGGCCGACCGGGGCGCCCGGAAGGTCGGCCCGGGGGTGATCGACGCCTTCTACGCCGGCTACGAGGCGATCGACCCGTCGGAATTCGACTACGTCTGCAAGCTCGACCTCGACCTCGACCTCCCCCCCCGCTACTTCGAGATCCTGATCGACCGCATGGAGGCCGACCCCCGGATCGGCACCTGCAGCGGCAAGCCGTACTTCCGCCAGGGGGATCGACTGGTCAGCGAGAAGTGCGGCGACGAGAACTCCGTCGGCATGACCAAGCTCTACCGCCGGTCCTGCTTCGAGCAGGTCGGCGGCTTCGTCAGGGAGGTCATGTGGGACGGCATCGACGGCCACCGCTGCCGGATGCTCGGCTGGGTCGCCGCCAGCTGGGACGACCCCGACCTCCGCTTCGAGCACCTCCGCCCCATGGGCACCAGCCACAAGGGCTGGTGGACCGGCCGCTCCCGCCACGGGTTCGGCCAGTACTTCATGGGGACCGCCCCCTCCTACATGGTCGCCAGCGCCCTGTTCCGGATGACCCGGCCGCCGCTGGTCGTCGGCGGCCTGGCGATGCTCTCCGGCTACTTCGGCGCGATGCTCCGGGGCCTCCCCCGCTACGACGACCCCGACTTCCGCCGCTTCCTCCGCTCCTACCAGCGCCATTGCCTGCTCCGGGGCAAGGCCCGGACCACCGAGGAGTACGACCACCGGTCCGCCTCCCGGTGGTCTCCCGACGCCCCCGCCTCCTCCCCGGTCCCGGGGCGTTCCCCCTCCTGA
- a CDS encoding alpha-amylase family glycosyl hydrolase produces the protein MAGASTMSWWERAVIYQVYPRSFQDSDGDGVGDLRGVIRRLDYLQWLGVDAIWLSPIYPSPMKDFGYDIVDYTDVDPIFGTLEDFDALLAEAHRRGLRLLLDLVPNHTSDQHPWFIDARSSRTSPRRDWYIWRDPRPDGSPPTNWLSNFGGSAWEFDPATGQYYYHAYLREQPDLNWRNPEVRAAMLDVMRFWLDRGVDGFRVDVIWHLVKDEQFRDNPPNPGYRPGMWPYRALLPTYTTDRPEVHEVIAEMRRLLDSYGERLMVGEIYLPVERLVAYYGDAGTGVHLPFNFQLIGLPWDAPTLAAAIAAYEGLLPAHGWPNWVLGNHDKPRIASRVGSAQARVAAMLLLTLRGTPTLYYGDELGMRDVPIPPDRVRDPWEKNTPGLGLGRDPARTPMPWDDTPGAGFTAGEPWLPLAVDARAIHVTAQRDDPSSMLGLYRRLIALRRDEPALRAGSYTPAGSGEGWLAYLRESGGRRLLVALNLGAAPLSVDVSVESSRVLLSTVPGRAGEAVGGRVALRGDEGVVLELLERP, from the coding sequence ATGGCCGGGGCGAGCACGATGAGCTGGTGGGAACGCGCGGTCATCTACCAGGTCTACCCGCGCTCGTTCCAGGACTCCGACGGCGACGGCGTCGGTGACCTGCGCGGGGTGATCCGCCGCCTGGACTACCTGCAGTGGCTGGGCGTCGACGCGATCTGGCTCTCGCCGATCTACCCGTCGCCGATGAAGGACTTCGGCTACGACATCGTCGACTACACCGACGTCGACCCCATCTTCGGCACCCTGGAGGACTTCGACGCCCTGCTGGCCGAGGCCCACCGCCGCGGCCTCCGGCTGCTACTCGACCTGGTGCCCAACCACACCTCCGACCAGCATCCGTGGTTCATCGACGCGCGATCGAGCCGCACGAGCCCCAGGCGGGACTGGTACATCTGGCGCGACCCGAGGCCCGACGGCTCCCCCCCGACCAACTGGTTGAGCAACTTCGGCGGCAGCGCCTGGGAGTTCGACCCGGCCACCGGCCAGTACTATTACCACGCCTACCTCCGCGAGCAGCCGGACCTCAACTGGCGCAACCCCGAGGTCCGCGCCGCGATGCTCGACGTGATGCGCTTCTGGCTGGACCGCGGCGTGGACGGATTCCGGGTGGACGTGATCTGGCACCTGGTCAAGGACGAGCAGTTCCGCGACAACCCGCCGAACCCGGGATACCGCCCCGGGATGTGGCCGTACCGCGCCCTGCTGCCGACCTACACGACCGACCGCCCGGAGGTGCACGAGGTCATCGCCGAGATGCGCCGGCTGCTGGACTCCTACGGCGAGCGGCTGATGGTCGGCGAGATCTACCTGCCGGTCGAGCGCCTGGTGGCCTACTACGGCGACGCCGGGACGGGGGTGCACCTGCCGTTCAACTTCCAGCTCATCGGGCTGCCCTGGGACGCGCCGACGCTGGCCGCGGCGATCGCCGCCTACGAGGGCCTGTTGCCGGCCCACGGCTGGCCGAACTGGGTGCTGGGCAACCACGACAAGCCGCGGATCGCCAGCCGGGTCGGGTCGGCCCAGGCGCGGGTGGCGGCGATGCTGCTGCTGACGCTCCGCGGGACGCCGACGCTCTACTACGGCGACGAACTCGGCATGCGCGACGTGCCGATCCCGCCCGACCGGGTGCGCGACCCCTGGGAGAAGAACACGCCGGGGCTGGGGCTCGGGCGCGACCCGGCGCGGACTCCGATGCCGTGGGATGACACGCCGGGGGCGGGATTCACGGCGGGCGAGCCCTGGCTGCCGCTGGCCGTGGACGCCCGCGCAATCCACGTCACCGCCCAGCGGGACGACCCGTCCTCGATGCTAGGCCTCTACCGCCGGCTGATCGCGCTGCGCCGCGACGAGCCGGCCCTGCGCGCCGGGTCCTACACGCCGGCGGGATCCGGGGAAGGCTGGCTCGCCTACCTGCGGGAGTCGGGCGGGCGTCGGCTGCTGGTGGCCCTGAACCTCGGCGCGGCCCCTCTGTCCGTCGACGTGTCGGTCGAGTCCAGCCGCGTGCTCCTCTCCACGGTGCCGGGCCGAGCGGGCGAGGCCGTTGGTGGCCGCGTCGCACTGCGTGGCGACGAGGGCGTGGTCCTCGAGCTGCTCGAACGACCGTGA
- a CDS encoding alpha-amylase family protein, whose amino-acid sequence MGDTWYKEAVVYAVDVRTFRDSDGDGVGDFPGLTSRIDYLAELGITCLWLLPFYPSPARDNGYDVRDYYGVDPRLGTLEDFEEFLRRAGERGLRVVLDLIMNHTSDEHPWFQAARRDPGSRFRDYYVWAVSPPPPGPGQQSIFPGEEQTVWTFDERAGAHYYHRFYHFQPELRVANPEVRDEIRRVMDFWLSFPIAGFRLDAASHMIEDKGLPGTAPEQGHGVLKELHDFAAARRPGTALIGEADVPLHEAAAFFGDGDQLSMVFNFLLDNDLFLALATGRAEPIARCLGELPAIPEGGQWLNFLRNLDELDLERLSDEERRRVYESFAPDDSMRIFGRGIRRRLAPMLGGDRRRLELAFSLLLTLQGTPVIAYGDEIGMGDDLSLEGRDAVRTPMQWHDAPNAGFSDAPADRLIRPVIDSGPFAYDRVNVAAQQADPDSLLNWMKRAIAARRACPELGRGQDRVLPADRPSVLAHLVDWKGSRLVAVHNLGGEPCTATVEMEGHGTDGLERVFGPAEEEAVGSGHRFRLDAFGYGWFRAGATD is encoded by the coding sequence ATGGGCGACACCTGGTACAAGGAGGCCGTCGTCTATGCCGTCGACGTCCGCACCTTCCGGGACTCCGACGGCGACGGCGTCGGCGACTTCCCGGGGTTGACCAGCCGGATCGATTACCTCGCCGAGTTGGGCATCACCTGCCTCTGGCTGCTGCCCTTCTATCCCTCCCCCGCCCGCGACAACGGCTACGACGTCCGAGACTACTACGGCGTCGATCCCCGACTCGGCACGCTCGAGGACTTCGAGGAGTTCCTCCGCCGCGCCGGCGAGCGTGGGCTCCGCGTGGTGCTCGACCTGATCATGAACCACACCTCCGATGAGCACCCGTGGTTCCAGGCCGCGCGCCGCGACCCGGGGTCACGCTTCCGCGACTACTACGTCTGGGCCGTGAGCCCGCCGCCGCCCGGGCCGGGGCAGCAGAGCATCTTCCCGGGCGAGGAGCAGACCGTCTGGACCTTCGACGAGCGGGCCGGCGCCCACTACTACCACCGCTTCTATCACTTCCAGCCGGAGCTGCGCGTCGCCAACCCGGAGGTGCGCGACGAGATCCGCCGGGTCATGGACTTCTGGCTGTCGTTCCCCATCGCCGGCTTCCGCCTCGACGCCGCCTCGCACATGATCGAGGACAAGGGCCTGCCCGGCACGGCCCCGGAGCAGGGGCACGGGGTCCTCAAGGAGCTGCACGACTTCGCCGCCGCCCGCCGGCCCGGTACGGCCCTGATCGGCGAGGCCGACGTGCCGCTGCACGAGGCGGCTGCCTTCTTCGGCGACGGCGACCAGCTCAGCATGGTCTTCAACTTCCTGCTCGACAACGACCTCTTCCTCGCCCTGGCGACCGGGCGGGCCGAGCCGATCGCCCGCTGCCTGGGGGAGCTGCCGGCGATCCCCGAGGGGGGCCAGTGGCTGAACTTCCTCCGCAACCTCGACGAGCTGGACCTCGAGCGGCTCTCCGACGAGGAGCGGCGGCGGGTGTACGAGTCTTTCGCCCCGGACGATTCGATGCGGATCTTCGGCCGCGGGATCCGCCGCCGCCTGGCCCCGATGCTCGGCGGCGACCGCCGGCGGCTGGAGCTGGCCTTCAGCCTGCTGCTCACCCTGCAGGGCACGCCGGTCATCGCCTACGGCGACGAGATCGGCATGGGCGACGACCTGTCGCTCGAGGGACGAGACGCGGTGCGCACGCCGATGCAGTGGCACGACGCCCCCAACGCCGGCTTCTCCGACGCCCCCGCCGACCGGCTGATCCGCCCGGTGATCGACTCCGGGCCCTTCGCCTACGACCGCGTCAACGTCGCGGCCCAGCAGGCCGACCCCGACTCGCTGCTCAACTGGATGAAGCGGGCGATCGCCGCCCGACGCGCCTGCCCGGAGCTCGGCCGGGGACAGGACCGGGTGCTGCCGGCCGACCGGCCGAGCGTGCTGGCCCACCTGGTCGACTGGAAGGGCAGCCGGCTGGTGGCCGTCCACAACCTCGGCGGCGAGCCCTGCACGGCGACGGTCGAAATGGAGGGTCACGGCACCGATGGCCTGGAACGCGTCTTCGGGCCGGCGGAGGAAGAGGCCGTCGGATCTGGGCATCGGTTCCGCCTCGATGCCTTCGGCTACGGCTGGTTCCGGGCCGGGGCGACCGATTGA
- a CDS encoding PEP-CTERM sorting domain-containing protein, producing MRIGTHVRDAGQKPGGGFDSERFVKIPNVTAVPEPSTLAGGILGTLLASGLWLRRRRQST from the coding sequence ATTCGCATCGGCACTCACGTCCGAGATGCCGGCCAGAAGCCGGGAGGCGGCTTCGACAGCGAGCGCTTCGTAAAGATCCCGAACGTCACCGCCGTCCCCGAGCCCTCGACCCTGGCCGGTGGGATCCTCGGCACCCTCTTGGCCAGTGGCTTATGGCTGAGGCGAAGACGCCAGTCCACCTGA
- a CDS encoding alkaline phosphatase family protein gives MRIALLASILLAGPDPAWSQSDASPPIRARNVVVVTLDGFRPEEFFGGADRLLIDRQAGGVRDVPGLEARFWRDSAEARRRALLPFLWGTVAREGQIFGDRSKDAPVTLTNGLKFSYPGYNELFCGFGDPRITSNDKIPNPNRSVFEFLDGRPSFENRVAAFCTWDVFPSILRSDRNNLEVLAGWTPIDDEPLTDRQRFLNRMVDRLPHYWPSNAFDAISIEAALEHLARHKPRVLYVGLGETDEWAHERRYDRYLDAAHRSDRFLGELWTTLQSMPEYRDRTALVVTTDHGRGTTGADWPDHGQDVPGAESLWIAVMGPDTPALGVRGGVPTTQSQVAATIAALVGEDFRSDSPESAPPLPVLGPPPEPDPDPE, from the coding sequence ATGAGGATCGCCCTGCTCGCCTCAATCCTGCTCGCCGGGCCCGATCCGGCCTGGAGCCAGTCGGACGCATCGCCACCGATCCGGGCCCGGAACGTCGTCGTCGTCACGCTCGACGGCTTCCGCCCGGAGGAGTTCTTCGGGGGGGCCGACCGCCTCCTGATCGACCGCCAGGCCGGGGGCGTCCGGGACGTGCCGGGCCTGGAGGCCCGCTTCTGGCGGGACTCCGCCGAGGCTCGCCGACGGGCACTGCTCCCGTTCCTCTGGGGGACCGTCGCCCGGGAGGGCCAGATCTTCGGCGACCGCTCGAAGGACGCCCCCGTCACCCTCACCAACGGCCTGAAGTTCTCCTACCCCGGTTACAACGAGCTCTTCTGCGGCTTCGGCGACCCCCGGATCACCTCCAACGACAAGATCCCGAACCCCAACCGCTCCGTCTTCGAGTTCCTCGACGGGCGGCCCTCCTTCGAAAACCGGGTCGCCGCCTTCTGCACCTGGGACGTCTTCCCCTCCATCCTCCGGTCGGATCGAAACAACCTGGAGGTCCTCGCCGGCTGGACCCCGATCGACGACGAACCCCTGACCGACCGCCAGCGATTCCTCAACCGGATGGTCGACCGACTCCCGCACTACTGGCCGTCCAACGCCTTCGACGCGATCTCGATCGAGGCCGCCCTCGAACACCTGGCCCGCCACAAACCCCGGGTGCTCTACGTCGGCCTCGGGGAGACCGACGAATGGGCCCACGAGCGGCGATACGACCGCTACCTCGACGCCGCCCACCGCTCCGACCGCTTCCTCGGTGAACTCTGGACGACCCTCCAATCCATGCCCGAGTACCGGGACCGGACCGCCCTGGTCGTCACCACCGACCACGGCCGGGGCACCACCGGGGCCGACTGGCCTGACCACGGCCAAGACGTGCCCGGCGCCGAGTCCCTCTGGATCGCCGTCATGGGCCCGGACACCCCCGCCCTCGGGGTCCGAGGAGGCGTCCCGACCACCCAGTCCCAGGTGGCCGCCACCATCGCCGCCCTGGTCGGCGAGGACTTCCGATCCGACAGCCCGGAATCGGCCCCGCCCCTGCCCGTCCTCGGCCCGCCCCCCGAGCCCGACCCCGACCCGGAATGA
- the galE gene encoding UDP-glucose 4-epimerase GalE, which yields MRILLTGGAGYIGSACLRWLVDHGHEPIAYDDLSEGNPPSVPGDRLVVGDILDTDALTDALRSHKAEAVMHFAALAIVPDSVTDPDGYYRVNVLGTKSVLDAMRRADVPRVVFSSTCATYGNLAEMPLTEDTPQRPEHPYGTTKLAAERMIADYARAYGLGYALLRYFNAAGADPDGSHGEDRRHETHLIPLTLQAAAGRRPGLTVFGDDWPTRDGSCVRDYVHTADLADAHQKAVEAIGPGDGRIYNVGSGRGASVLEVIRACEEVVGRPIPFETSDRRPGDPPELVASPRKIASELGWSPRYTDIRAIVETAWRWLRSHPEGYGPKPARR from the coding sequence ATGAGGATCCTGCTGACGGGGGGCGCCGGCTACATCGGCAGCGCCTGCCTGCGATGGCTGGTCGATCACGGGCACGAGCCGATCGCCTATGACGACCTGTCGGAGGGGAACCCGCCGTCGGTGCCGGGGGATCGGCTGGTGGTCGGGGACATCCTGGACACCGACGCCCTGACGGACGCCCTCCGCTCCCACAAGGCCGAGGCGGTGATGCACTTCGCCGCGCTGGCGATCGTGCCGGACTCGGTGACGGACCCGGACGGCTACTACCGGGTCAACGTGCTGGGGACCAAGAGCGTGCTGGACGCGATGCGGAGGGCCGACGTGCCCCGGGTCGTCTTCAGCAGCACCTGCGCCACGTACGGCAACCTCGCCGAGATGCCGCTGACCGAGGACACCCCCCAGCGTCCCGAGCACCCCTACGGGACGACCAAGCTGGCGGCCGAGCGGATGATCGCCGACTACGCCCGGGCCTACGGCCTGGGATATGCGTTGCTCCGCTACTTCAACGCCGCCGGGGCGGATCCGGACGGCTCCCACGGGGAGGACCGGCGTCACGAGACGCACCTGATCCCGTTGACCCTGCAGGCGGCCGCCGGGCGCCGGCCGGGGCTGACGGTCTTCGGCGACGACTGGCCGACCCGGGACGGCTCCTGCGTCCGGGACTATGTTCACACGGCGGACCTGGCCGACGCCCACCAGAAGGCCGTCGAGGCGATCGGGCCGGGGGACGGCCGGATCTACAACGTCGGCTCGGGGCGCGGGGCGTCGGTCCTGGAGGTGATCCGGGCCTGCGAGGAGGTGGTCGGGCGGCCGATCCCCTTCGAGACGAGCGACCGACGCCCCGGGGACCCCCCCGAGCTGGTCGCCAGCCCTCGCAAGATCGCCTCGGAACTCGGGTGGAGTCCCCGGTATACTGACATCCGGGCGATCGTCGAGACGGCCTGGCGATGGCTCCGCTCCCACCCCGAGGGCTACGGCCCCAAGCCGGCCCGCCGCTGA